The following are from one region of the Camelina sativa cultivar DH55 unplaced genomic scaffold, Cs unpScaffold00675, whole genome shotgun sequence genome:
- the LOC104773857 gene encoding defensin-like protein 50 has protein sequence MGYTKILLTLFLVVILAISSSPQKAMASEIKAKINGLKCFDTCTPSYDDYKCHVDCMTSGYAAGGCTTLSPSQPQKCCCY, from the exons atgggtTACACAAAAATCTTATTGACTCTTTTTCTTGTAGTTATATTGGCTATCTCGTCGTCTCCACAAAAGGCTATGGCATCag AGATCAAAGCAAAGATCAACGGCCTAAAGTGCTTTGATACATGTACGCCTTCATATGATGATTATAAATGCCATGTGGACTGCATGACATCGGGGTATGCGGCAGGAGGATGTACCACACTGTCTCCCTCTCAACCTCAAAAATGTTGTTgctattaa